The Anaerolineae bacterium nucleotide sequence CTTGGACTCATGGCGCTCGCTCTGAGGAAGCCGTAGCTTCTTCGCGCTCCTCCAACAGTTTCAGCAGATAATTCAATAAGTCGGTCTCGGTAATGATGCCTACAACCTGGTCTCCTTCCACGACGGGAAGTCCACCGATCTTGTGATCTCGCATCAGCCGTGCTGCCTCTGCAATAGAACTGTCCGGCGTCACCGTGATCGGATGAGGCGTCATACACGTGCTGACCGGGATATGTTGAAAGATATAGTTATCGTACCATGGCTCGCTCATCACCGTAGGAGCATTCGACGCGCGCTGAAGGTCATGGGCG carries:
- a CDS encoding CBS domain-containing protein; its protein translation is MTSRPVTIAPQNAIGTAIALMRAGGFRRLPVVENGRLVGIVTAHDLQRASNAPTVMSEPWYDNYIFQHIPVSTCMTPHPITVTPDSSIAEAARLMRDHKIGGLPVVEGDQVVGIITETDLLNYLLKLLEEREEATASSERAP